CATTGCcattattgtattgttatattctCTTACCGGAATTATGTTAAAGACGTCTATAATATTTTTGCGTCatcgatttttctttctttctggcaCTTACATGGGCTACTACTTTGCGTTGAGTCTGCGTGTTGGTTGATATAAGTTATACGtctgtaatttaatttcctATCAGCATTCCAGTACTacaatttttacagtttatattGAAATTCAATTATGCATTTTTACcatatgtattaaatatttttttaattctataTTTCTACGTTTCCTGTGTTTATTACGTTTAATAAGAGATGCAACAACAGTCAACAGTATAATTTTCATATATGGGCAAGTAAACATGGCAACCTCTGACGTGCGGCTTTCTAAAAACAGCGCTCACTGATAGTGGGCCCTGGCGTGGGGGAATGCCAAGCCTCATTATAGAGGGTACAGACAGGCGGTTGGGCAATGGTGAGGGCCTGATTTCACCCCGTACACAAGAACTGGGACAATTTAATTTTCTCAATCCAAAACAGTCTCATTCTCAACTTCAGTGGAGCCGTTGCTCTTCAAATCAGGATGGACAGCTTGGAGAAGCAGCTTATTTGTCCCATTTGTCTGGAAATGTTCACGAAACCGGTTGTGATTCTTCCTTGTCAACACAATCTTTGCCGGAAATGTGCAAATGACATTTTTCAGGTacagtttcaatatttttggtTTGTAAACATCatttatcacaaaaaaatgataTCCCATCTTTTAGAAAACTAATAAATTGTTTTATACAGGCGTGGAGGTTTTcataaattgttttaaacattgtaaaatattaactgtaattgtattataatttacattttacattactATAGTTATAACATTGGTTATCAGAGTGTTGCTAGCTACAGCTTATTCACCTTTTTTAGAGCTTGGCTTTTTGGGATGTACCTTACTCAGaaagctaaaatatatgaatatttgtaaataaacaGTGACTATTCTCCAAAAAATGTGTTATTCATTTGCTGTCCTATACACACTCCCCATACAGTCCTCAAATCCATACCTTCCCACCAGAGGAGGCAGCGTGACGTCAGGTGGCCGTTTCAGGTGTCCATCCTGCAGACATGAAGTTGTGCTGGACCGCCATGGTGTCTACGGTCTGCAGAGAAACCTTTTGGTGGAAAACATCATTGACATGTACAAACAGGAGTACATCAGGTTAGATCTGGGAATGGACACCTCAGGAAGCTCTAATAGGATGTCCATGTGGTTTAACAAGATCCCTTGTGTAATACAGAATGAAGTAGGTTGAATCGTTACCAAGTATGACTCATGAACCACGAGTTTGGTAAATTATAGTTATGACATAaaccccggtttcacagacaaggcttaagctagtcctagactaaaatgcatgtttgagctgttttaactgaaagtaacttacACTGACATATTATAAAATGGTTttatctcaagatgcacaccagtaatgtttttttttctaaggcatgtttataaaagctacttaaaagtcctaattgaactaaggcctaatcctgacttaaagggatagttcacccaaaaatgaaaatgtgatgtttatctgcttacccccagggcatccaagatgtaggtgactttgtttcttcagtagaacacaaatgatgatttttaactccaaccgttgcggtctgtcagccgtataatgcatgtcaatgggatttccatctataagagtcaaaaaaacatgcacagacaaatccaaatcaaaccctgcggctcgtgacgacacattgatgtcctaagacacgaaacgatcggtttgtgcgagaaaacaaacagtatttatataattttttacctctaatacaccactatgtccagctgccttgagcatccggatgtgtgaggtctgaatgcACTTTGATGCCGGAAGTGATCGCTCGCACTCATTGACATATACACgagagagatcacttccgtcatcagagcGCGTTTTCCGACCTCACCaaccggatgctcaaggcagttggacatagtggtgataaacatcaaagtttcagttttgggtgaactatccctttaatctaaaccctgtctgtgaaaccaggccaaaAATTCATAATTATTGTGTAATCATATAAGTTGAAATTAcgacaaaaagttgaaattgactGAAATGATGaaatactaagtcataattatgacaagttgaaattatgacaaaaaaaaaatgaaattaggacattaaaaagtaattttgttTTAGCTTTTTGTCAATTCTTCgtcatattttttacttttcttgTCATAATCATGAATTACTACTGCatgatttcttttttctctgcatttttttttcatgtggtGGAAATGGGCTTTCACAGTTACCTCTCTTGTTTAGGTATACCGAAAAAAATGTAACCAAAAattataacaaataataataattataaaaaatattatttaatactgCTGAAtcaacttaaatatattaatttataccaACAAAATTCATTTGTATAGGTAAAATCaagtttaaaacagctgtttgaAGTAATAATTCCAAGTTGCAGTGTAATAATCCTTTAGCCTTTTAGTAGAGTGCATTAAGAATTACCTTAAGAAACCTGAAGAAACTCTCAAAATAACAGCAGACATGCTTTTAAGAATGAAATTCCCCAAGGTTGAACTATTAAGTTCTCTACCACCCTGTCACTTTGCATACCACTTAAGCGTTTCACTTTATGAACTTAAAAAAAGCTTGTTTTGGATGAGAGGTTTATCTTTTAAAGCTTTATAATTCAGGCAGTGTTTTTGCAATGCAGCAGACAGATTCCCCGGAGTCCACGTGACTCCCAAGACCTGTGACTCAGACAGGTCAGAAGGCTAAAGATGATGGTCAGCTGGCAGGACAATTATTTTTAGTTGCGCCACTCAGTGTTGAGTCTCCCAGGCATACTGACACACATCACAGACCTTCAATATGGCCTTGTGAACCCTACAGTTATTTCATTAAGCACTGATTTTGAACATATGAAGCAAAGCCGAGAGGCTTTGAACCTTTGAAAAGTGCAAATCTGATTTGTTATATGTTTAACCTCAGACATTGATAGTCATGGATCTGTTATTCTCCACAGCAGCAGACCTTCTCCTGAGAGGAAGGATGATCAGCCGATGTGTGAGGTCCATGAAGACGAGAAAATCAACATATACTGCCTGACCTGCAGCGTCCCCACTTGTTCTATGTGTAAAGTGTTCGGCTCTCATAAAGACTGTGAAGTGGCCCCTCTTAACAGTATTTACCAGACGCAAAAGGTAAAAAATCTAGCGCTTTGGGGgcatattaatatttatgattGTCTGCATAAGTACGCCAGAGTTTGCGTCAGAGTGTATGcgtttgtatatatttttacagtttgtGTGTTAATATGCTTACCCACGTCCTCATCTCCAGACAGAGCTCACGGATGGAATAGCAATGATGGTTGGCAATAATGACAGAATCCAAGGCATCATCAGTCAGTTGGAGGAGACCTGCAGAACCATAGAGGTTAGTCACCCTGTGTGGGGCTTCTCCCTCCCTAAAGCCTGGCATAAGTACAGGATTATTGATGAGGAACGTAAGAACGCTTCCTCTGACAAAAGATACACGCGCTCTGGCATGGACGAGCCAGGCAGGCAGGAAGCTGGATTCTCTCCAGACCTCACAGTTGCGTTCACAGAGGCTCCATGATTGACAAGCAAGCAGAAATGAGCCGTCTCTGTTGAGCATATGGCTCCTCTGACAGAAAGTCATTGTGAGCAAGGTTGCGGGTTATATGCGGTCGAAGGAAAGAAACAGGTAGTCAAACTATTGATTTAGAGAGCAAAAGTATCAAatcttaatctttaaaaaactTTGGTGGTCCATTGTCACATTGCGGGTGTGTTGCAATCGTACAATAGTATCTTTAGTAAAATTAAATGCACAGATTATGCTGAGAGATTATGTGATTACATGCTATATGTACATTACTGCTCAAaagggtgattttttttttaatgatttctcTTTTGCttaccaagactgcatttatttgaaaaaaaattcaaatattattacagttattactgttttctatttaaatgtataaaacggttagtccctgtccttgattctgattggtcaatagctgtgttttattcacgataaaacacggctatgatcGCTTCACCCaatg
The nucleotide sequence above comes from Chanodichthys erythropterus isolate Z2021 chromosome 23, ASM2448905v1, whole genome shotgun sequence. Encoded proteins:
- the trim55b gene encoding tripartite motif-containing protein 55b isoform X2 produces the protein MDSLEKQLICPICLEMFTKPVVILPCQHNLCRKCANDIFQSSNPYLPTRGGSVTSGGRFRCPSCRHEVVLDRHGVYGLQRNLLVENIIDMYKQEYISRPSPERKDDQPMCEVHEDEKINIYCLTCSVPTCSMCKVFGSHKDCEVAPLNSIYQTQKTELTDGIAMMVGNNDRIQGIISQLEETCRTIEENGRRQKSNVCEKFDHLYAILEDRKSEMNLKVNAEQEEKLNYLRGLTRKYGDHLETMNKIMETGIQTLEEPEMAVFLQNSKPLFQKIAEASNTSHLERVERGYENMDLYSVSFKREARALRNIDFTRDDDEEEEDEDEVAIDVDDRAGQTASGEADSLDQLYETLPPLLPPQTLSTRKPATSS
- the trim55b gene encoding tripartite motif-containing protein 55b isoform X1 codes for the protein MDSLEKQLICPICLEMFTKPVVILPCQHNLCRKCANDIFQSSNPYLPTRGGSVTSGGRFRCPSCRHEVVLDRHGVYGLQRNLLVENIIDMYKQEYISSRPSPERKDDQPMCEVHEDEKINIYCLTCSVPTCSMCKVFGSHKDCEVAPLNSIYQTQKTELTDGIAMMVGNNDRIQGIISQLEETCRTIEENGRRQKSNVCEKFDHLYAILEDRKSEMNLKVNAEQEEKLNYLRGLTRKYGDHLETMNKIMETGIQTLEEPEMAVFLQNSKPLFQKIAEASNTSHLERVERGYENMDLYSVSFKREARALRNIDFTRDDDEEEEDEDEVAIDVDDRAGQTASGEADSLDQLYETLPPLLPPQTLSTRKPATSS